A single Capricornis sumatraensis isolate serow.1 chromosome 20, serow.2, whole genome shotgun sequence DNA region contains:
- the MAMSTR gene encoding MEF2-activating motif and SAP domain-containing transcriptional regulator isoform X2, with product MTLAASSQRSQIIRSKFRSVLQLRIHRRYQDPILDPDPWISAADPALALAPASALGPAPFLFNPEVLLPEPKPCPWRSLKKESPKSSQHWREPKPKGNLTYHQYIPPEPRQGCRADPQVEGSPLDPPGPPLWEGTNSQQPPPRMKPTPLTPSPPGVPSPSTLPHKLELQTLKLEELTVSELRQQLRLRGLPVSGTKSMLLERMRGGAPPRERPKARREDSAAGAPWPRFRPKTLGAARSACPFKLSPTSHSPRASETLVTASASAPVPVATTAPAPTAAPVPVPSSAPASTALTLEEELQEAIRRAQLLPHRGIDDILEDQVEPEDPLPAIPLDFPGSFDMLSPSPDSEGLSSVFSSSLPSPTNSPSLSLRGPTDSLDWLEALSGGPSLGCGPPAPSIFSADLSDSSGTRLWDLLEDPW from the exons TCCTTCAGCTTCGGATCCACAGACGGTATCAGGACCCGA TCTTGGATCCTGATCCATGGATCTCAGCTGCAGATCCGGCTCTGGCTCTGGCCCCTGCCTCCGCATTGGGCCCAGCCCCTTTCCTCTTCAACCCTGAAGTCCTTCTTCCTGAGCCGAAACCCTGCCCTTGGAGGTCCCTGAAGAAG GAGTCTCCCAAGAGCTCCCAACACTGGAGGGAGCCCAAGCCCAAGGGGAACTTGACATACCACCAGTACATACCCCCAGAGCCAAGACAAGGGTGCAGGGCAGACCCCCAGGTTGAAGGGTCGCCCTTGGATCCCCCTGGACCGCCTCTGTGGGAAGGGACAAACTCACAGCAGCCACCTCCTAG GATGAAGCCCACACCCCTCACTCCCTCCCCACCAGGAGTCCCCAGCCCCTCGACCCTGCCACATAAGTTGGAACTTCAGACCCTCAAACTGGAGGAGCTGACG GTCTCAGAGCTCCGCCAGCAGCTGCGGCTGCGGGGCCTCCCGGTGTCTGGGACCAAGTCAATGCTTCTGGAGCGCATGCGCGGCGGCGCCCCGCCCCGCGAACGGCCGAAGGCTCGGCGCGAGGACAGTGCAGCGGGCGCCCCCTGGCCTCGCTTCAGGCCCAAGACTTTGGGAGCCGCCCGGAGTGCGTGCCCG TTCAAGCTGAGTCCAACATCTCACTCGCCACGTGCCTCGGAAACCCTGGTGACTGCTTCTGCTTCGGCTCCGGTTCCGGTTGCGACGACGGCTCCGGCTCCAACTGCAGCTCCAGTGCCAGTCCCTTCCTCAGCACCGGCCTCAACAGCCCtgaccctggaggaggagctgcagGAAGCGATCCGCAGAGCGCAG CTGCTTCCGCACCGGGGCATTGATGACATCTTGGAGGATCAGGTGGAGCCTGAGG ACCCGCTGCCCGCCATCCCCTTGGACTTCCCCGGCTCCTTCGACATGTTGTCCCCCTCCCCGGACTCTGAAGGCCTTTCTTCTGTCTTCTCTTCCTCACTTCCGTCCCCCACGAATTCCCCGTCCCTCTCTCTCAGGGGCCCAACGGACTCCTTGGATTGGCTGGAGGCTCTGAGTGGGGGTCCCTCGCTGGGCTGtggccccccagcccccagcatttTCTCTGCTGACTTATCTGATTCCAGTGGCACCAGGCTGTGGGACCTGCTGGAGGATCCATGGTGA
- the MAMSTR gene encoding MEF2-activating motif and SAP domain-containing transcriptional regulator isoform X1: MTLAASSQRSQIIRSKFRSVLQLRIHRRYQDPTLSGSFTASPVLDPDPWISAADPALALAPASALGPAPFLFNPEVLLPEPKPCPWRSLKKESPKSSQHWREPKPKGNLTYHQYIPPEPRQGCRADPQVEGSPLDPPGPPLWEGTNSQQPPPRMKPTPLTPSPPGVPSPSTLPHKLELQTLKLEELTVSELRQQLRLRGLPVSGTKSMLLERMRGGAPPRERPKARREDSAAGAPWPRFRPKTLGAARSACPFKLSPTSHSPRASETLVTASASAPVPVATTAPAPTAAPVPVPSSAPASTALTLEEELQEAIRRAQLLPHRGIDDILEDQVEPEDPLPAIPLDFPGSFDMLSPSPDSEGLSSVFSSSLPSPTNSPSLSLRGPTDSLDWLEALSGGPSLGCGPPAPSIFSADLSDSSGTRLWDLLEDPW, encoded by the exons TCCTTCAGCTTCGGATCCACAGACGGTATCAGGACCCGA CCCTCTCAGGGTCCTTCACCGCCTCTCCAGTCTTGGATCCTGATCCATGGATCTCAGCTGCAGATCCGGCTCTGGCTCTGGCCCCTGCCTCCGCATTGGGCCCAGCCCCTTTCCTCTTCAACCCTGAAGTCCTTCTTCCTGAGCCGAAACCCTGCCCTTGGAGGTCCCTGAAGAAG GAGTCTCCCAAGAGCTCCCAACACTGGAGGGAGCCCAAGCCCAAGGGGAACTTGACATACCACCAGTACATACCCCCAGAGCCAAGACAAGGGTGCAGGGCAGACCCCCAGGTTGAAGGGTCGCCCTTGGATCCCCCTGGACCGCCTCTGTGGGAAGGGACAAACTCACAGCAGCCACCTCCTAG GATGAAGCCCACACCCCTCACTCCCTCCCCACCAGGAGTCCCCAGCCCCTCGACCCTGCCACATAAGTTGGAACTTCAGACCCTCAAACTGGAGGAGCTGACG GTCTCAGAGCTCCGCCAGCAGCTGCGGCTGCGGGGCCTCCCGGTGTCTGGGACCAAGTCAATGCTTCTGGAGCGCATGCGCGGCGGCGCCCCGCCCCGCGAACGGCCGAAGGCTCGGCGCGAGGACAGTGCAGCGGGCGCCCCCTGGCCTCGCTTCAGGCCCAAGACTTTGGGAGCCGCCCGGAGTGCGTGCCCG TTCAAGCTGAGTCCAACATCTCACTCGCCACGTGCCTCGGAAACCCTGGTGACTGCTTCTGCTTCGGCTCCGGTTCCGGTTGCGACGACGGCTCCGGCTCCAACTGCAGCTCCAGTGCCAGTCCCTTCCTCAGCACCGGCCTCAACAGCCCtgaccctggaggaggagctgcagGAAGCGATCCGCAGAGCGCAG CTGCTTCCGCACCGGGGCATTGATGACATCTTGGAGGATCAGGTGGAGCCTGAGG ACCCGCTGCCCGCCATCCCCTTGGACTTCCCCGGCTCCTTCGACATGTTGTCCCCCTCCCCGGACTCTGAAGGCCTTTCTTCTGTCTTCTCTTCCTCACTTCCGTCCCCCACGAATTCCCCGTCCCTCTCTCTCAGGGGCCCAACGGACTCCTTGGATTGGCTGGAGGCTCTGAGTGGGGGTCCCTCGCTGGGCTGtggccccccagcccccagcatttTCTCTGCTGACTTATCTGATTCCAGTGGCACCAGGCTGTGGGACCTGCTGGAGGATCCATGGTGA